The Microbacterium trichothecenolyticum sequence TGTGCTGCGCAACGCCGCGTACTACCGGCTGTCGACGCTGCTGCACGATTTCCATCGCGCCCACCCCGGGGTGAGCGTGCGCATGGTCGGGCTGAACTCCGCGCTCGTTGCTCGATCCATCGCGAACGGTGAGCTCGAGGCGGGGCTCGTCGTGCTGCCCGTCGACGACGCCGGACTCACGGTGCGCCCGGTACTCCGCGACGAGGTGCTCTTCGCCTTCCCGACGGGGTCGCTGCGCGAGACCGCGGTCGGAATCGACGACGTCGCCGCACGCAAGCTCGCGCTGTACGACGCCTATGCGGGCTGGGATGACCCGACACGCCGACAGCTGCGGGAGCGGGCTCGTCTGGCAGGCCTGACGCTGCACGCCGCGATCGAGGTCGAGAGCGTCGAGACGGCCCTCGGTCTCGTCGCGCTCGGCGAGGCCACGACGATCGTCGCGTCGCGGATCGCAGAGGCTCCGGGTTTCCCCGCCGGCGTCTCGGTCGTTCCGTTCGCCGAGCCGCTCTACGACACCATCGCCCTCGTTCACCGGGAAGGCGCCGTCCTCTCGCCGGCGACGCGGCGCATGTCGGAGATGGCCATCGACCTGCTGCAGACCGCGCCGGCGTCGCCTGCTTCGGCTTCCCCGCGCACGCACGAGCCGTTGCTGGCCCACGAGGGTGTCGACACGAGCGGCGCCTCGGACTCGTCAGCGACTTGACTCTGTCGCAACGTCAACCGACAGGGTGATGTTCATGACCGCGAACGGGGGGCGATCGACCGGTCGATCTATGCGATGCCCATGTTCGTGAATATCGTCGTCAGCGACCTCGCGGCATCCGAAGCGCTCTATGCCGCAGCGGGGTTCGTGACTCTGGCGACCATCCCCGGGCCGGGCGGCGTGCCGGCGCTCATGCACCTCGGGCTCCTGGAAGAGCGCCGAGACAGAGCCGACGACGACCCGCGCCCGCACCACCTGCGCCGGAACCACCCGCCCCCGCAGCGCACCGGCATCACCCTCGACCGGCGCTCAATAGAGCGCGGGCCGGCGATCCGCGAACAGGTCGTTGTGGGGCGGCAGGGACTTGTCGGCGACGGAACCGAGCGGCAGGTCTCGCAGCACCTGCATACTGTCGCCCGACATCGTCGCCGGGGTGAACCATCCCTCGTGGTCGACGATGCCGCTGCCGCCGGTCCATTCGACTCCGCGCTCGGTTCCGTGCCGATCCGCGATCACGATCGGCAGGCGTGAGGAACGCGCCGCCGCCATCGCCTGGATCACCTCCGGGGGGTGCTCCCCGGGCGGACGATCCACCAGGGGCCAGTTGACGGGCAGTGCGAGCACGTGCGTACCGGCGAGTGCGAGGCGCCGCGGCACTTCGGGAAACTCGTTGTCGTAGCAGATCGCCACCGCGAGCCGTCCGATCACGGTGTCGAACAGCGCTCCCGCGGCGTTCCCGGCGCGAAAGACGAGCTTCTCTCGCCCCCAGAGGTGACTCTTGCGATAGGAGCCGACCACACGGTCACGCTCCAACACGAGCGCGGAGTTGAACACCTCGCCGCCGCCGGCGGCCTCGGCGTATCCGACGACCGCGACGGTGTCGTGGCGGAGCGCCGTACGCAGGTGCCCCCACCGCGGATCCGCGGGGTCCAGCGCTGCCCGCGCGGCCTCGGCCCGATCAGTGAAGACGTAGCCGCTCGTCGAGAGTTCGGGGGCGACGATCAGGCGTGCACCGGATGCCACGGCTTCGGCGATCGCCGCCCGAATCCGCTGCAGGTTGTGCTCGACGTCGCCCAGCACGACGGGCGGTGACACCGCTGCCGCACGAACCGTCCGGTTGTCCACGTCGTTCGCCGCCCCCGAGGACTCAGTAGATGTTCTCGAAGCCGACGGGCTCGTCGCCGCGTGCGCCGGCGATCTGCGCCCGCAGGGCGATGTCGTCCCACAGTCGTACCTCTTTCACCAGTCGCCCCTGATAGAGCGTGAACTGCGAGATGCCGAGCACATCGACGGGCGCGCCGGTGCGTGCGCCGTAGCGTTCTACGCCGGTGTAATCCCCGACGAACTTCCAGGTGATGGCGACGCGCAGGCCGGCGTAGCGCTCGTTGTCGTTGGTCTGGATGTCGCGCACCTCGAAGCGACCGCCGGGGAATGCCTCCAGCAGGCGGAGCAGCGACCGGCGGTAGCCCTCGGGGCGCACGATCACGGCATTGCCGACGGTCAGCAGAACCAGATCGCGGTCCCAGAAGCGTTCGACCTTGTCGAGTTCTCGCGCGTTCCACACCGTCTCGATCATCTCGAGTACGTGATTCACCGCGTCCGGGTGGTCGTCCGGGCGTTCGCCCGAGTCGCCCAGGAGGCGCGGGGCGGCCGGGGCCGGGCGCAGCCACGATCCGGAGTACCCGCGAAATGCCTGGCTGCGGGCGAGCTCGTCGAGGTCGGCGCCGTGCTGAAGCGCGCCGGCGAGACTGTCGCGGACGACCCACTCCTCGACCATCCGACCGCGGCGGTACAGGCAATTGGCGATCGTACGGCTGTGCTCGCCCGAGATGATGTCGGACGAGAGCAAGAGGTGCGAGCTGAGGAAAGCGTCGTCGCCGCGAGCCTCCCAGATGACGTCATCGGCCTGCCCCACCCGGTCGGGCGTGGCGGCGATACGCATGAGCGAGCCCTCGATCACCTCTTCGCGGGTCGTGGAGGTGCCGTACGAGCCGTGCACGATGGAGTCCGGCTCGTAGTTCTCCCGGATGAAACCGATCGATCGGTCGACCCAGATGAAGTCGGTGACCTCGCGGATGAAGTCGTCGGGGTCCGCGTAGGGGGCGTACGCGATGGGGTCCAGTGCCATGTTCTTCTCTTTCTGTCCGTCGGTGTGCTCCGGCTCGGGTGAGGCCGGGTGGGTGCGTATACGTATGTACTGCAGGATGTGTGTGCCCCAAGGGAGGGGCGCCGTTGGGGTCAGACGGCCGCGGGACCGAGGGTGCCGCGCTCGACGAACTGCGCCACGAACTCCCGCCGCTGCGGCGGAGGTGTGAAATCGTCGATGCGCTCGACGATCAGCTCTGCTGCGACACGCGCCATCTCTTCGTAGTCGCACGCGATCGTGGCGAGATCGATCACGGGCCAGCGAGCCGCCGGCAGATCGTCGAATCCGACCACCGAGACCCGGCCGGGCACAGCGACCCCGGCGCGGTGTGCGGTGTTGAGTGCGCCGAACGCGACGAGGTCGTTGGCGCAGAAGAGCAGCGACGGCATCTCCGCGTTCTCGGCCAGCAGGCTCTGCATCGCTTCTTCGCCCGCGTCGCTGTCGAAGGTCGCGCGCCGGACGAAGCGCTCGTCGACCGCGATGCCGTGAGAGGTCAGAGCATGTCGCAGCGAGGTCTCGCGCGCACGCGCCGTGCTCGTGGCGACTGGTCCCAGGATCGCGCCGGCTCGGCGGTGCCCCAGTGCGGCGGCGCGCTGCGCGGCGGTGTCGTACGCGGCATCCGGTGTGACGACCACGGCATCGGCCTCGACCGACGAGCTCGTCCGATTGAAGTACACGAAAGGGATGCCGCGATCGCGCAGCCGGATCGGGGTCACCGACTCGACGGGGGGAGTGGCGAGCACGACGCCGTCGACGCCTGCCGAGACGAGGCGTTCGACGATGCCCTCGTCGTCTGAGGACTCGGTCTGCAGCGTCAACTGGTAGCCGAGTGTGGCGAGGCGCCGATGCACGGGGGCGATGATGCGCACGTAGAACTGGTTCTCGAGGTCGGTCACGAGCAGGGCGATGCGTCGTGTGCGCCCCGACGACAGGGTCCGCCCCGCCTCGCTGCGCACGTAGCCCAGCTGGGCGGCCGCTTCGCGCACGACCTGCTTGGTGCGCTCGGAGACGCGCGGGTCATCGCGCAGGGCCCGTGAGACGGTCGGTTGCGAGACTCCCGCCAACCGTGCAACCTCGTGGCTGGTCACCGGCATCGCTCACGCCCTCCGTTTCGTTCTGTTCGCAACACTAGCCGCGGGCTGCCCGCGGACGCCGGAGGCGCTCATCCCTTCACCGCGCCGTCGCTCAGACCCGAGACCAGATACTTCTGCGCGACGAACGCGATCACCACGACGGGGATCGTCAGCAGGATGGATGCCGCTCCCGCCTGCTGCAACATCGGAAGGTTTTGGCCCAGTTGCGTGGCGATGAAGACCGGCACGGTCTTCGACGAGGTGTCGGTGAGCACCACGGCCGTCAGGTACTCCTGGAAGGCGAACAGGAAAACGAAGATCGCGGCGGTCAGGATGCCGGGGCCCATGAGGGGGATCATGATGCGCCGCAGCACGGCGAAGCGTCCGCAGCCGTCGAGCATGGCGGCCTCATCGAGCTCGCGCGGCACCTCGGCGAAGAAGTTGCGCAGCAACCAGATCGTGAAGGGCTGGTTGATCGCCACGAGCGCGATGGCGAGGGCGAACGTCGTGTCGTAGATG is a genomic window containing:
- a CDS encoding LysR family transcriptional regulator, whose product is MSITLAQLRAFLGAFELGSFTAAGNELGMGQASVSELVARLEAEIGAPLFHRRPRRLVPTEAARTLREHACRSVDAADQGVAAVQDLSRLQSGTCTFGVLRNAAYYRLSTLLHDFHRAHPGVSVRMVGLNSALVARSIANGELEAGLVVLPVDDAGLTVRPVLRDEVLFAFPTGSLRETAVGIDDVAARKLALYDAYAGWDDPTRRQLRERARLAGLTLHAAIEVESVETALGLVALGEATTIVASRIAEAPGFPAGVSVVPFAEPLYDTIALVHREGAVLSPATRRMSEMAIDLLQTAPASPASASPRTHEPLLAHEGVDTSGASDSSAT
- a CDS encoding nitrilase-related carbon-nitrogen hydrolase — its product is MDNRTVRAAAVSPPVVLGDVEHNLQRIRAAIAEAVASGARLIVAPELSTSGYVFTDRAEAARAALDPADPRWGHLRTALRHDTVAVVGYAEAAGGGEVFNSALVLERDRVVGSYRKSHLWGREKLVFRAGNAAGALFDTVIGRLAVAICYDNEFPEVPRRLALAGTHVLALPVNWPLVDRPPGEHPPEVIQAMAAARSSRLPIVIADRHGTERGVEWTGGSGIVDHEGWFTPATMSGDSMQVLRDLPLGSVADKSLPPHNDLFADRRPALY
- a CDS encoding ester cyclase gives rise to the protein MALDPIAYAPYADPDDFIREVTDFIWVDRSIGFIRENYEPDSIVHGSYGTSTTREEVIEGSLMRIAATPDRVGQADDVIWEARGDDAFLSSHLLLSSDIISGEHSRTIANCLYRRGRMVEEWVVRDSLAGALQHGADLDELARSQAFRGYSGSWLRPAPAAPRLLGDSGERPDDHPDAVNHVLEMIETVWNARELDKVERFWDRDLVLLTVGNAVIVRPEGYRRSLLRLLEAFPGGRFEVRDIQTNDNERYAGLRVAITWKFVGDYTGVERYGARTGAPVDVLGISQFTLYQGRLVKEVRLWDDIALRAQIAGARGDEPVGFENIY
- a CDS encoding LacI family DNA-binding transcriptional regulator, which translates into the protein MTSHEVARLAGVSQPTVSRALRDDPRVSERTKQVVREAAAQLGYVRSEAGRTLSSGRTRRIALLVTDLENQFYVRIIAPVHRRLATLGYQLTLQTESSDDEGIVERLVSAGVDGVVLATPPVESVTPIRLRDRGIPFVYFNRTSSSVEADAVVVTPDAAYDTAAQRAAALGHRRAGAILGPVATSTARARETSLRHALTSHGIAVDERFVRRATFDSDAGEEAMQSLLAENAEMPSLLFCANDLVAFGALNTAHRAGVAVPGRVSVVGFDDLPAARWPVIDLATIACDYEEMARVAAELIVERIDDFTPPPQRREFVAQFVERGTLGPAAV